The DNA region TCGGGGAAGAAAAGCAAGTGTCATGAGAAAAGCTGTAAAACGGGCAGGAATGTAATTGGCGACATCATCCAGGCGGGCGGCAAAACAGCCGAAAGCACGGTAACGCTCATTACGATAGCCAATCATGGAATCCAGAGTATTCACCATCTTATAAGCAAGCATACCGGGGATACCTAATAACATATACCAAAATAAGGGAGCGATTACTCCATCACTCAGATTCTCTGCAAGCGTTTCAAGTGCTGCCGTACGTACTTCCTGTGCAGAAAGTCCGGAAGTATCACGACCGACTATACGAGCTACTCGCTTCCTGCCTTCTTCCAACGAACGATCTACAGCTTCGAATACCATACGAACTTCACGGATAAGTGTGGTACCCGCCAGACAGAAAAAGATGGTAAGTATCTGTAGCGCCAGAAGTAGTCCCGGAGAAAATGACGCTATCCAGTGAAATAGATAGTATGCCGCAAAATAAATGGCAAGAACAAGAACAATAGCTACGAAAGCACCTTTTAGTCCTCGTTTTGAACCTTTATTCAACAGATGTTCGCAGAATGAAATCATCTTTCCGAATGCAACTACAGGATGAGGCAACCAAGCAGGATCTCCCAGCCAGCGGTCAAGCAACCAGGCAGCAAGCAAGGGCAGGCTGAGGACAAATACGGTGTTTAAGATAAGAAGAATATTTTCCATTGTGATGACATGTAATTGGGGTCTTTTCTATATGGTTATGAATAAGTTGATTATTCATTTTTTAGACGCGGATGACACGGATAACGCGGATTTTTTTATTTATTGATGTGACAGCGCAGCCTTTAAATCCGTGTCATCCGTGTCATCCGTGTCATCTGCGTCTAAGAGATTGAATACATAGTCTAAAATCATTTAACTCATTTCTTTTCCGATATGTATTATCAATAAGTCGCAAACCATTGTTCTATAGCCTGTACGAGCCGGTCATTTTCCTCAGCTGTCTGGGCAGCAATACGAAAGAAATGTTCATCCAGACCTTCAAAATTGGAAGCATCGCGAATTAGTATGCCGTATTCATTGGCAAGGTAATTCTTGAGAGCGGAAGCCTTGCCGATGCGAAGACGGACCAACATAAAGTGAGTTTCCGTCTCCCATACCTCAAGACCGCCCAAGTTCTCCAAAGCATGACGTAAACGAGCCGTCTCCTGTAAATAAGCAGAAATATTCAAGGGATTAGGAACGTCGTAAGCCAGCAGATAGATTCCGGCCTCAATAGCTAACTGATTGACAGACCAAGGCATACGATGAGTACGCAAACGACTGAGCAAACCTTCGTCAGCAGTTATATATCCCAGTCGTAAACCCGGAACAGCATAGCGTTTCGTCATGGAATGAAGCAGCAGAACATTCGGAAAGTTAACTGCTTCATCCGGCGAAAACAAAGGCTGTACAGTAAAGAACTCGTAAGACTGGTCGATGACAAAACAAACCTGCGGATTACAGGTAATCAATTCTTTCAGATAAGCTTTCTCTATGACCGTACCGGTAGGATTGTTAGGATTACAAAGCCATAGCATACGGATATCAGGCGGTAAAAGATAATTGGCCTCTGCCATCGGAAGCTTATAGAGTGACGTCACCCGATGACCATGCATGCGGCAAGCGTCAGCATACTCGCTGAATGTAGGTTGAAGAATGGCGGTATTAGTACCACGAAAAGTTTGTGCTATAAGATAAATAGCTTCTGTAGCACCATTCGTCACACAAACAGAGGTAGCAGTAAGGTGATACTTCTCTGCCAGACGACCTTCCAGAGTATAAGGTTCCGGTTCCGGATAAGAAGAAATACCGCTGATACAGCTACACAAATGAGCCTGAAGTCCGGATAAATCTACACGATTATACACATTGGAACTAAAGTTGGCCGTTATAGGCCGCTCGAATTTATAGGAATCATCTCCGTGTCCTTCAATCATGAGTTGTCAGTATTTTATAAATAAGTGGCAGATCAACATGACTACGCACATGGTCGGCCAGTTTATTGTATTGTTCTTCTTTGAATTGATGATAATCGAAAGATTTTCCCGCGTCGGCAATCTTGCCGGCAAAAGGTTCCAGAAGGAAGTCGATGAATGAGGGATTGTCAAGAATACCGTGGATATAGGTTCCCAGGCAGGTACGATCCAGGAAATAACCGTCCGTACCGCCATCTTCCAGAAGATTCAGAGGGGAAACAGGTGCTCCATGAACAGGAACGGTGGTACCCATGTGAATTTCGTAACCCTTAAGCAATTGACAATTGACAGTTGACAATTGACAATTGGCTGCGCTGGGGGTACTATTAATTGTCATTTGTGAATTGTCAATTGTCAATTGAAACCGGACTTGTCGGGTGACTTTCTCTCCCGTCATATGTGTACTGACAGGCAGAAGTCCTAAACCGGGTAAACGTTCTATTTCTCCTTCCACATGGTCAGGATCACACACTTCTTGTCCCATAATCTGATAGCCGCCACAAATGCCCATAACGGTGGCTCCTTCACGATGGGCACGTATCACGGCTTGTGCCACACCATTACGACGTAATTCGTGCAAATCGGCAAGGGTGCTCTTACTGCCGGGTAACAGGATGATATCGGCTTTCGCCAATTCATCTACGTTATTCGTGTAAAAAAGGTGCACCCGGGGATCGCGTTCCAGCACATTAAAGTCGGTAAAGTTACTGAGATGGCGCAGCAATACAACCGCTATGTTTACTTTACCCTGCTCTGTCTGCACGGATTTCGTGGCAAGGGCCAGCGAATCTTCTTCTTCGATATAAATATCTTTATAATAAGGAACAACGCCTACCACGGGAATGCCACAAAGTTCTTCAAGCATCTTTACTCCGGATTCGAACAGGCGGATATCCCCACGAAATTTATTGATTAGTATGCCCTTGATCCGTTCCCTTTCGTAAGGGCGCAGCAACATTAACGAACCATAGACACTGGCAAAAACTCCTCCCCGGTCAATGTCTCCTACGAGGATCACATCTGCTCCGGCATGCAAGGCCATGGGCAGGTTTACCAGATCCGTATCCCGAAGATTTATCTCGGAAATACTTCCGGCACCTTCCATCACAATGGGGTTATAACGGGTGGCAAGACGGTCGAAAGCTGAACAGACCTCGTGACGCAACTCTTCACGGCCTTCAACACGGAAATACTCATAGGCACTACGGTTACCGATGGGACGTCCGTTAAGTACCACTTGCGAGGTATGATCAGAAGAGGGTTTCAACAACAACGGATTCATATCTGTATGGCAGGAGACTCCTGCCGCTTCGGCCTGAACAGCCTGGGCACGACCTATTTCCAGCCCTTCAGGTGTAGCATAGGAATTAAGTGCCATATTCTGTGCCTTAAATGGTGCCGGATGATAGCCATCCTGACGAAAAATACGGCAGAAAGCCGCGGCAATAATGCTTTTGCCTACATCACTACCGGTACCGGCAAACATAATAGGATGAAGTTTCTCCATAAGAAAATGTTTTTTTAGAGAGGGCAAAGATAATGCAAATCGAGTGCAGAACTTTCATGCTTGCATGAAAAAGTTCTGCTGAGGTATTGGTAATAGGTATTAAACGATCTCTTTAATAGGTATTCAACGGTCTTGGTAATTATCCGAACAAAAAGAAGCTATCATTTTCATGCCACCATTGAACAATAGAAACGAACGAGTGTTTGAGATAAACGAACCTAAACCAACAACTTGACGTATGAAACATATTTTATTGATCGTTCTGTTGGGAGCGAGCCTATCTGTGAAGGCGCAAACGAAACTCTCCCTCAGCTACGACGACGCCCTGCAAATGCTGCAAAAAGGCAATCAAAGCCTGAAGATTGCGGACAAAGGTATTGAAACAGCCCGCACAGAGCGGGATAAACTGAATGCTTTGTGGTATCCGAGCCTACAGGGAGCCGGTACGTATGTCCACATGTCCGAAAAGATAGAAGTGAAACAACCCCTATCCCAATTCACAGATCCGGCAAAGGATTTTGTACACGACATCATACCGGACGATAAATTCATTAGCGGAATACTGGATCAGATAGGTAGCTACACTCTGGCTTTTCCTCTTGCTCCCCGCAATTTGACTACTGTAGGCTTAACTGCCGAATGGGTGGTCTTTTCCGGCGGAAAGCGTATACGGGCAGGCAAAATCGGAAATCGGTTGATTGACCTTGCCCGGGAAAACCGTGCACAGACAGATGCCACACAACGAACCCTATTGGCAGAAAGCTATTACGGTCTCAGCCTCGCCAGGGAAGTTGCAGCAGTCCGCCAGGACACTTATAACGGTTTGAAACAGCATTATGAAAATGCCCTCAAACTTGAAGCAGCCGGAATGATCGACAAGGCCGGACGCCTCTTTGCACAAGTGAATATGGACGAAGCCTGGCGGGCACTGGAAGCCGCACAGAAAGAAGTTATAGTCGTGGAAAGTGCTTTACGTACCTTGCTCAATCTGGAGGATACCTGCAAGATTGAGCCTACGTCTCCTCTCTTTATCAATTCCACACTCCCGGCAAAAGAGGAGTTTCAGCAAACGATGCGTTCGGGTAACTATATCCTGAACCAGTTGTCACTACAACAAAGCATTGCCAAACAACAATTACGGATAGACCAAAGCGGCTATTTGCCTGACATCGCCCTGTTCGGCAAACAGACGCTTTACGCCCATGGGATACAGAGCAACCTCGTGCCACGCACGATTGTCGGAGTAGGTTTCACCTGGAACCTTTTCGACGGACTGGCAAGGGAGAAACGTATCCGCCAGTCGAAAATTACCGAGCAAACTCTTGCTTTGGGAAAAGATAAGGCGCAAGATGACCTCTCAGTAGGCATAGACAAGCTGTACACAGGATTGCAAAAGGCACAGGATAATGTGCAGGCACTCAACTCAACCATTGCCCTGAGTGAAGAGCTTGTACGAATTCGTAAGAAATCCTTTGCTGAAGGCATGGCAACCAGTACCGAGGTAATAGATGCCGAAACCATGCTTGCCACCGTTAAGGTAGC from Bacteroides sp. MSB163 includes:
- the cbiB gene encoding adenosylcobinamide-phosphate synthase CbiB; translation: MENILLILNTVFVLSLPLLAAWLLDRWLGDPAWLPHPVVAFGKMISFCEHLLNKGSKRGLKGAFVAIVLVLAIYFAAYYLFHWIASFSPGLLLALQILTIFFCLAGTTLIREVRMVFEAVDRSLEEGRKRVARIVGRDTSGLSAQEVRTAALETLAENLSDGVIAPLFWYMLLGIPGMLAYKMVNTLDSMIGYRNERYRAFGCFAARLDDVANYIPARFTAFLMTLAFLPRGRFWTLLRFVGIYGSQHASPNSGYPEAALAGILDCRFGGPHNYFGEEVWKPYIGNNNRPLTTEDMKIAVRINRRAEGIMIVILIITTTLISFFI
- a CDS encoding cobyric acid synthase; its protein translation is MEKLHPIMFAGTGSDVGKSIIAAAFCRIFRQDGYHPAPFKAQNMALNSYATPEGLEIGRAQAVQAEAAGVSCHTDMNPLLLKPSSDHTSQVVLNGRPIGNRSAYEYFRVEGREELRHEVCSAFDRLATRYNPIVMEGAGSISEINLRDTDLVNLPMALHAGADVILVGDIDRGGVFASVYGSLMLLRPYERERIKGILINKFRGDIRLFESGVKMLEELCGIPVVGVVPYYKDIYIEEEDSLALATKSVQTEQGKVNIAVVLLRHLSNFTDFNVLERDPRVHLFYTNNVDELAKADIILLPGSKSTLADLHELRRNGVAQAVIRAHREGATVMGICGGYQIMGQEVCDPDHVEGEIERLPGLGLLPVSTHMTGEKVTRQVRFQLTIDNSQMTINSTPSAANCQLSTVNCQLLKGYEIHMGTTVPVHGAPVSPLNLLEDGGTDGYFLDRTCLGTYIHGILDNPSFIDFLLEPFAGKIADAGKSFDYHQFKEEQYNKLADHVRSHVDLPLIYKILTTHD
- a CDS encoding TolC family protein: MKHILLIVLLGASLSVKAQTKLSLSYDDALQMLQKGNQSLKIADKGIETARTERDKLNALWYPSLQGAGTYVHMSEKIEVKQPLSQFTDPAKDFVHDIIPDDKFISGILDQIGSYTLAFPLAPRNLTTVGLTAEWVVFSGGKRIRAGKIGNRLIDLARENRAQTDATQRTLLAESYYGLSLAREVAAVRQDTYNGLKQHYENALKLEAAGMIDKAGRLFAQVNMDEAWRALEAAQKEVIVVESALRTLLNLEDTCKIEPTSPLFINSTLPAKEEFQQTMRSGNYILNQLSLQQSIAKQQLRIDQSGYLPDIALFGKQTLYAHGIQSNLVPRTIVGVGFTWNLFDGLAREKRIRQSKITEQTLALGKDKAQDDLSVGIDKLYTGLQKAQDNVQALNSTIALSEELVRIRKKSFAEGMATSTEVIDAETMLATVKVARLAAYYEYDVTLMNLLALCGTPEQFRNYSEMKN
- a CDS encoding threonine-phosphate decarboxylase, with the protein product MIEGHGDDSYKFERPITANFSSNVYNRVDLSGLQAHLCSCISGISSYPEPEPYTLEGRLAEKYHLTATSVCVTNGATEAIYLIAQTFRGTNTAILQPTFSEYADACRMHGHRVTSLYKLPMAEANYLLPPDIRMLWLCNPNNPTGTVIEKAYLKELITCNPQVCFVIDQSYEFFTVQPLFSPDEAVNFPNVLLLHSMTKRYAVPGLRLGYITADEGLLSRLRTHRMPWSVNQLAIEAGIYLLAYDVPNPLNISAYLQETARLRHALENLGGLEVWETETHFMLVRLRIGKASALKNYLANEYGILIRDASNFEGLDEHFFRIAAQTAEENDRLVQAIEQWFATY